From Yersinia hibernica, a single genomic window includes:
- the araC gene encoding arabinose operon transcriptional regulator AraC, with the protein MYHRMVQEPQPNPLLPGYTFNAYLVAGLTPILADGPLDFFIDRPGGMKGYILNLTIKGQGKIFDGENTFYSNPGDLLLFPPKAAHYYGRSPNSDCWYHRWVYFRPRAYWADWLEWHSKTHEVGRLSLPNNNLLLEFDRLFANIEQTQKSGRRFGEELGMNLLERLLLRSMEEDPLSPQRIMDPRVIEACQFITGNLAGELRIDEVARHVCLSPSRLAHLFREQVGINILRWREDQRVIRAKLLLQTTQEPIATIGRVVGYDDQLYFSRVFRKRVGVSPSDFRRRSIETNYPQRSLRHPEWRDNSEALGRV; encoded by the coding sequence ATGTACCATCGAATGGTTCAGGAACCGCAACCCAATCCCTTGCTGCCAGGCTACACATTCAATGCGTATCTGGTCGCTGGATTAACCCCGATTCTGGCTGACGGACCACTCGATTTCTTTATCGACCGGCCCGGCGGCATGAAAGGCTATATTCTCAATTTAACCATTAAAGGTCAGGGTAAGATTTTTGATGGTGAAAACACGTTTTACAGTAATCCCGGTGACTTGCTGCTCTTTCCCCCCAAGGCGGCTCACTATTATGGCCGCTCACCCAACAGTGATTGCTGGTATCACCGCTGGGTGTATTTCCGCCCGCGCGCCTACTGGGCAGATTGGCTAGAATGGCACAGCAAAACCCATGAAGTCGGGCGTTTATCCTTACCTAACAACAACTTGTTGCTGGAATTTGACCGGCTGTTTGCCAATATAGAACAAACGCAAAAGTCTGGCCGACGTTTTGGTGAAGAGTTAGGCATGAATTTACTGGAGCGGCTGCTACTGCGCTCGATGGAAGAAGACCCCCTTAGCCCGCAGCGCATTATGGACCCGCGGGTTATCGAGGCCTGCCAGTTTATCACCGGCAACTTGGCGGGCGAATTGCGGATTGATGAAGTGGCGCGCCATGTGTGTTTGTCTCCTTCGCGGCTAGCGCACCTGTTTCGTGAACAAGTTGGCATTAATATTCTGCGCTGGCGAGAAGATCAGCGGGTTATCCGGGCGAAATTACTCCTGCAAACCACGCAAGAACCTATTGCCACTATTGGCCGGGTGGTGGGATATGACGACCAACTCTATTTTTCCCGTGTTTTTCGCAAGCGCGTGGGCGTGAGCCCCAGTGATTTCAGGCGGCGCAGCATAGAGACCAACTACCCGCAACGCAGTCTACGCCATCCCGAATGGCGGGATAATTCAGAGGCGCTTGGGCGGGTTTAG
- a CDS encoding oxidoreductase: protein MSEQIKVGLLGYGYASKTFHAPLIMGTPGLELVGVSSSDASKVHADWPAMAVVSDPQALFADPTIDLIVIPTPNDTHFPLAQQALAAGKHVVVDKPFTVTLSQAHDLKKQADDAGLLLSVFHNRRWDSDFLTLKTLLAEGSLGKVVYFESHFDRYRPEIRQRWREQAGAGSGIWYDLGPHLLDQALQLFGLPDTLNVDLAMLRPGAQSVDYFHATLSYPQQRVVLHGTVLAAAETARYIVHGMQGSYIKFGLDPQEDRLKAGERLPQADWGYDMRDGVVTLSRDGVLAEKPLLTLPGNYPAYYAGVRDAIWGTGANPVPACEAIKVMELIELGIASDQQKKALPVSVRN, encoded by the coding sequence ATGTCTGAACAAATCAAAGTAGGTTTACTGGGCTATGGCTACGCCAGTAAAACGTTCCACGCGCCACTTATCATGGGCACGCCGGGGCTGGAGCTGGTGGGGGTTTCTAGCAGTGATGCCAGTAAAGTTCATGCTGACTGGCCGGCGATGGCGGTGGTGTCTGACCCGCAAGCTTTATTTGCTGACCCCACGATTGATCTCATTGTCATTCCTACGCCGAATGACACTCATTTCCCCTTAGCGCAACAGGCACTGGCCGCCGGTAAACATGTGGTGGTGGATAAGCCGTTTACCGTGACACTGTCACAAGCGCATGACCTGAAAAAACAAGCCGATGACGCCGGGCTGCTATTATCAGTGTTTCATAATCGCCGTTGGGACAGTGATTTTCTGACATTAAAAACACTGCTGGCGGAAGGGTCACTGGGCAAGGTGGTCTATTTCGAATCTCACTTTGACCGCTATCGCCCCGAAATCCGTCAGCGTTGGCGTGAGCAGGCCGGTGCGGGCAGCGGCATTTGGTACGATTTGGGGCCACATCTGTTGGATCAAGCGCTGCAACTGTTTGGTTTGCCAGACACCCTGAATGTTGATTTGGCGATGCTGCGCCCCGGGGCGCAATCTGTCGACTATTTCCATGCCACTCTCAGTTATCCGCAACAGCGCGTGGTATTGCACGGAACCGTGCTGGCAGCGGCTGAAACGGCGCGCTATATCGTCCACGGGATGCAAGGCAGCTATATCAAATTTGGTTTAGATCCTCAGGAAGACCGGCTGAAAGCGGGCGAGCGCCTGCCGCAAGCTGATTGGGGCTATGATATGCGCGATGGCGTAGTGACACTGTCACGTGATGGTGTGCTGGCGGAGAAACCTTTGCTGACATTACCGGGCAATTATCCGGCTTACTATGCTGGTGTGCGCGATGCCATTTGGGGCACTGGCGCTAATCCGGTACCCGCCTGTGAAGCTATCAAAGTGATGGAGTTGATTGAACTGGGCATCGCCTCTGATCAACAGAAAAAAGCGCTGCCCGTGAGTGTGCGTAACTAA